One region of Corvus hawaiiensis isolate bCorHaw1 chromosome 12, bCorHaw1.pri.cur, whole genome shotgun sequence genomic DNA includes:
- the DUS2 gene encoding tRNA-dihydrouridine(20) synthase [NAD(P)+]-like: MTVNTPLCFRGKKILAPMVRVGTLPMRLLALDYGADIVYCEELIDIKMLQCKRVINEVLETVDFVAPNERVVFRTCERERQHVIFQMGSADAERALAVAKLVESDVAGIDINMGCPKEYSTKGGMGAALLSDPDKIESILTTLVKGICKPVTCKIRILPSVEDTVNLVKRIEKTGIAAIAVHGRKKEERPQHPVHCDVIKAISEAVSIPVIANGGSHDFIKEYADIETFQKATAASSVMIARAAMWNPSIFRKEGFCPLKDVMQDYIKYAVRYDNHYTNTKYCLCQMLREQLETTQGKKLHAAQSTQELCEVFEMGDFYEETTAIFEAKKTSLESKTQDEDDQMEDPDVIKMAVRFDKREYPPQITPKMYLLEWCRKEKHPQPVYETVQRPLDRLFCSVVTVAEQKYRSTLWDKSKKLAEQAAAIVCLRTLGVPEGKLCEGENHLINKRKREDQERLINRDHGEDLAEPSHKKANFIEETSDMNVPKMPR, from the exons GAGCTGATTGACATAAAGATGCTGCAGTGTAAGAGGGTTATAAATG AAGTACTTGAAACAGTGGACTTCGTTGCACCTAATGAAAGAGTTGTTTTCAGAACTTGTGAAAGGGAGAGGCAACATGTAATCTTCCAAATG GGTTCAGCAGATGCTGAAAGAGCCCTGGCAGTAGCTAAGCTTGT agAGAGTGATGTGGCTGGTATTGATATCAACATGGGATGCCCAAAAGAATATTCTACTAAG GGAGGTATGGGAGCAGCGCTGCTGTCTGATCCTGACAAAATAGAGTCT ataTTGACCACCCTTGTTAAAGGAATTTGTAAACCAGTTACCTGCAAAATCCGCATTTTGCCCTCA GTTGAGGATACTGTGAATCTGGTGAAGAGAATAGAAAAAACTGGCATTGCTGCCATTGCAGTCCATGGAAG gaagaaggaggagaggcCTCAGCACCCTGTCCACTGTGATGTGATCAAGGCCATATCTGAAGCAGTCTCCATTCCAGTAATAGCAAA TGGAGGATCTCATGACTTCATCAAAGAATATGCAGACATTGAGACCTTCCAGAAAGCAACAGCTGCCTCATCAGTCATGATTGCTCGTGCTGCCATGTGGAACCCCTCTATCTTCAGAAAAGAGGGGTTTTGCCCCTTGAAGGATGTCATGCAAGATTACATCAAATAT GCAGTGAGATATGATAATCACTACACCAACACTAAATACTGTCTGTGTCAGATGTTAAGAGAACAGCTGGAAACTACTCAGGGTAAGAAGCTGCATGCTGCACAGTCCACACAGGAGCTCTG TGAAGTCTTTGAAATGGGTGACTTCTATGAAGAAACAACAGCTATTTTTGAAGCAAAGAAAACGTCTTTAGAAAGCAAGACACAAGATGAAGATGACCAAATGGAAGATCCAGATGTAATAAAAATGGCTGTTAGATTTGACAA GCGAGAATATCCACCACAGATCACTCCAAAAATGTATCTTCTGGAATGGtgtaggaaagaaaagcatCCTCAGCCTGTTTATGAAACT gTTCAAAGACCACTGGATAGATTATTCTGTTCAGTAGTGACAGTAGCTGAGCAAAAATACCGATCAACTCTGTG GGACAAGTCCAAGAAACTGGCAGAACAGGCTGCAGCTATTGTCTGTCTGAGAACACTGGGTGTCCCAGAGGGAAAGCTCTGTGAGGGAGAAAATCACCTGATTAACAAACGCAAGAGGGAAGACCAGGAGCGCTTGATTAACAGAGACCATGGAGAAGATCTTGCTGAGCCTTCCCATAAAAAAGCCAATTTTATTGAAGAAACTTCTGACATGAATGTGCCGAAGATGCCACGATAG